One stretch of Planococcus sp. PAMC 21323 DNA includes these proteins:
- the lgt gene encoding prolipoprotein diacylglyceryl transferase: MFSLLASIDPIAFSLGPITVRWYGVIIAAGIVIAFLVGQREMVKRGLHVEFLTDLLIWAVPLAIVGARIYYVAFEWDSYKNNPAEIIAIWNGGIAIHGALIASVIVAYLFTKKRNTSFLKVADILAPSILIGQAIGRWGNFINQEAHGGEVTRAFLENLFIPDWIINHMYIDGAYYHPTFLYESMWSLVGIIILLLLRKVNLVRGEMFFFYMIWYSVGRFFIEAMRTDSLYVVGELRAAQLVSVIAIVIGLGLIVYRRVAIKNPPHYKDK, translated from the coding sequence ATGTTTTCATTATTAGCTTCAATTGACCCAATCGCTTTTTCACTCGGACCGATTACAGTTCGTTGGTATGGCGTTATCATCGCAGCTGGAATCGTTATTGCCTTTTTAGTAGGACAACGTGAGATGGTTAAACGGGGACTTCATGTCGAATTTTTAACAGATTTATTAATATGGGCGGTACCGCTTGCGATAGTCGGTGCGCGGATTTACTATGTGGCTTTTGAGTGGGATTCTTATAAAAATAATCCCGCAGAAATCATTGCAATTTGGAATGGTGGAATCGCTATTCATGGTGCTTTGATTGCCTCGGTAATTGTGGCTTATCTGTTTACGAAAAAACGGAACACTTCATTTTTAAAAGTAGCAGATATTTTAGCTCCAAGTATTTTAATCGGACAAGCGATTGGCCGTTGGGGTAATTTTATCAACCAAGAGGCTCATGGCGGAGAAGTAACACGTGCGTTTTTAGAAAATTTATTTATTCCTGATTGGATTATCAATCATATGTACATAGATGGAGCTTATTACCACCCAACTTTTTTGTATGAATCTATGTGGAGTTTAGTCGGCATTATCATTTTACTTTTACTACGGAAAGTTAATTTAGTACGTGGCGAAATGTTTTTCTTCTATATGATTTGGTATTCTGTAGGTCGCTTCTTCATTGAAGCGATGAGAACAGATAGTTTGTATGTAGTGGGCGAACTTCGCGCTGCACAACTTGTATCTGTAATAGCAATTGTCATTGGTTTAGGGTTAATTGTTTATCGTCGCGTAGCCATTAAAAATCCACCTCATTACAAAGATAAATAA
- a CDS encoding nucleoside recognition domain-containing protein: MTTLKNGLKAGLKTTWSLGKIIFPITLLVTMLQYTPVLPFIIDLIAPIMGLFGLSGDAAIPLVLGNALNLYAGIAGILSLELTVKEVFILAVMLSFSHNIFIETGVALKVGVKLWVVLVVRFGLAALSGIIINLFWQGGGEVAKYGFAPEISAAPESWMGILLIGLEKASFGVLQLAMIVIPLMIMIQILKDKKYLQKISDTLGPLTRLLGVQKNASLTLASGLVFGLAMGAGVMIQAVQEDGVSKKDATLVFIFLVACHAVVEDTLIFIPLGIPIWPLLAIRVVTALGLTIFVSYMWRKAEAKQKEVLST, encoded by the coding sequence ATGACGACATTGAAAAATGGATTGAAGGCAGGGTTGAAAACGACTTGGTCATTAGGGAAAATCATTTTCCCTATTACTTTGCTCGTGACCATGCTTCAATATACACCGGTCTTGCCTTTTATTATTGATTTAATCGCACCGATTATGGGCTTGTTCGGCTTAAGTGGCGATGCTGCAATTCCATTGGTTCTTGGAAACGCGCTTAATTTGTATGCCGGAATCGCCGGAATTTTGTCATTAGAATTGACGGTCAAAGAAGTGTTTATTTTGGCCGTTATGTTATCCTTTTCACATAATATCTTTATCGAAACAGGTGTGGCATTAAAGGTCGGTGTTAAGTTGTGGGTCGTGCTAGTTGTTCGTTTCGGATTAGCTGCACTATCTGGTATCATCATCAACTTGTTCTGGCAAGGTGGGGGAGAAGTAGCTAAATACGGTTTTGCTCCTGAAATTTCTGCTGCTCCTGAAAGTTGGATGGGAATTTTGTTAATCGGTCTTGAGAAAGCATCGTTCGGTGTTTTGCAATTAGCGATGATTGTCATCCCATTAATGATTATGATTCAGATTTTAAAAGACAAAAAATACCTTCAAAAGATATCTGATACGTTAGGACCTTTAACTCGACTATTAGGCGTTCAGAAAAATGCTTCATTAACTTTAGCTTCCGGACTTGTCTTTGGACTAGCGATGGGGGCAGGTGTAATGATTCAAGCTGTACAAGAAGATGGTGTAAGCAAAAAAGACGCAACTTTGGTGTTTATTTTCCTAGTCGCTTGTCACGCTGTTGTTGAAGATACGTTGATCTTTATCCCGTTAGGAATCCCGATATGGCCATTGCTCGCAATACGTGTGGTTACCGCGCTAGGGCTGACTATTTTTGTTTCTTATATGTGGCGTAAAGCAGAAGCAAAACAAAAGGAAGTGTTATCTACATGA
- the ppaX gene encoding pyrophosphatase PpaX, with product MTEKKINTLLFDFDGTLIDTNELIIQSFLAVLDKHYPGRFNREDALHFIGPSLKQTFESIDPSRVEELIAEYRVFNRAMHDELVEEYDGVVETLRLLKAQGLKMAIVSTKISQTILHGLALMDVADVFDVIVGLDHVTNPKPHPEPLQLALTQLSSSPEEALMIGDNSHDIEGGKNAGVRTAGVAWAAKGEDYLASFKPDYMLKHISDLLTLTKEAVK from the coding sequence ATGACAGAGAAAAAAATCAATACCTTATTATTCGATTTTGACGGGACATTAATAGATACAAATGAACTGATTATCCAATCATTCTTGGCAGTACTAGACAAACATTATCCAGGCCGCTTTAACCGAGAAGATGCCCTACATTTTATCGGCCCCTCATTAAAGCAAACATTTGAATCAATTGATCCTAGTCGCGTGGAAGAGCTAATAGCTGAGTATCGTGTTTTTAATCGTGCCATGCACGATGAATTAGTTGAAGAATATGACGGGGTAGTAGAGACGCTACGTCTTTTGAAAGCGCAAGGCTTGAAAATGGCGATTGTTTCGACAAAAATAAGCCAGACGATTCTTCACGGACTTGCGTTAATGGACGTTGCTGATGTATTTGATGTAATAGTAGGTTTGGATCATGTAACGAATCCGAAACCACATCCAGAGCCTTTACAGCTGGCTTTGACACAATTAAGTTCATCCCCTGAAGAAGCATTGATGATTGGTGATAATTCTCACGACATTGAAGGCGGGAAAAATGCAGGAGTTCGGACGGCAGGAGTGGCTTGGGCTGCAAAAGGCGAAGACTACTTAGCAAGTTTTAAGCCAGATTATATGCTGAAACATATAAGTGATTTACTTACATTGACGAAAGAGGCAGTAAAATGA
- a CDS encoding acyltransferase, whose translation MRRTQRHFVEGPNSLWHIYKTVPFLKVAKNFLVIQTARYTPFLPMKNWLYKTFLKMKIGKHSSFALMVMPDVMFPEKITVGENSVIGYNTTILAHEYLIDEYRLGDVVIGDRVMIGANTTILPGITIGNDAIVSAATLVHKDVPAGAFVGGNPMSVIFTAEQMAERQAKS comes from the coding sequence ATGAGAAGAACACAACGCCATTTTGTCGAAGGTCCAAATTCACTTTGGCACATTTACAAAACGGTGCCGTTCTTGAAAGTTGCGAAAAATTTTTTGGTCATTCAAACGGCTAGATATACGCCGTTTTTGCCAATGAAAAATTGGCTGTATAAAACTTTTTTGAAAATGAAAATCGGCAAACATTCTTCTTTTGCCTTAATGGTCATGCCAGATGTTATGTTTCCTGAAAAAATCACAGTTGGAGAAAACTCAGTAATTGGTTACAATACGACGATTCTTGCACATGAATATTTAATAGATGAATACCGGCTCGGCGATGTGGTCATCGGAGACCGCGTCATGATCGGTGCAAATACCACGATTTTGCCCGGCATTACGATTGGAAACGACGCAATTGTTTCCGCTGCCACGCTCGTCCATAAAGATGTGCCAGCTGGAGCTTTTGTCGGTGGAAATCCGATGAGCGTTATCTTTACAGCTGAACAAATGGCAGAGCGACAAGCAAAATCCTGA
- the hisZ gene encoding ATP phosphoribosyltransferase regulatory subunit translates to MTIQMFEKPLGMRDDFPFIAKKKAELRTSGTNIIQQAGYDLLQTPTLEYYETIGKISAIADNALFKLLDSQGETLVLRPDMTSPIARVAASKLLKEKMPVRLGYYSNVFRAQKREGGRPAEFEQMGVELIGDDSLYADAEVIILAGNILKSLNIESNRFVIGHTQLLQLILEDFGLSQEQIEQVRGAFVSKNSVGFETLAKELPIESSRMESFIGLISTTTVEEWQQWVDPHNAKQTALYAEMKKLKKILADSGLSEAITYDLSFSSHMTYYTGVVFEVYAAGSGFPLGNGGRYDGLMKQFGLEVGATGFGLRVDRLLEIMPPVSEKEEHTLVLFDEQHEDQAFEEAQNLRERGIRVTLQFAPAVKATDEFSKHFSKVLRLEGAK, encoded by the coding sequence ATGACTATACAAATGTTTGAAAAACCATTAGGCATGAGAGATGATTTTCCATTTATCGCAAAAAAGAAAGCAGAGCTCCGTACAAGTGGAACCAATATTATTCAGCAAGCAGGTTATGACTTACTACAGACTCCAACATTAGAATATTACGAAACGATTGGTAAAATTTCAGCAATCGCAGACAATGCATTGTTTAAACTATTAGACAGCCAAGGAGAAACGCTAGTTTTAAGACCAGATATGACTTCACCCATCGCACGGGTTGCAGCATCTAAATTATTAAAAGAAAAGATGCCTGTAAGACTAGGGTATTATTCAAATGTTTTTCGCGCTCAAAAACGAGAAGGCGGGCGACCGGCTGAATTCGAACAAATGGGCGTAGAATTGATCGGGGATGATTCACTTTATGCTGATGCAGAAGTGATTATTCTGGCAGGTAATATCTTAAAAAGCTTGAACATAGAGTCGAATCGATTCGTAATCGGTCACACTCAATTATTGCAGTTGATTCTTGAAGATTTCGGATTAAGCCAAGAGCAGATTGAACAAGTACGTGGCGCATTTGTTTCAAAAAATAGCGTTGGATTTGAAACCTTAGCAAAAGAATTACCTATTGAATCATCAAGAATGGAGTCGTTTATTGGCTTGATTTCAACGACAACTGTCGAAGAATGGCAGCAATGGGTTGACCCACATAACGCAAAACAAACGGCATTGTATGCAGAAATGAAAAAACTAAAGAAAATATTAGCAGACAGTGGATTATCAGAAGCAATTACTTATGATTTGTCGTTCAGCAGCCACATGACGTATTATACCGGAGTTGTATTTGAAGTATATGCTGCCGGTAGTGGATTTCCGCTTGGTAATGGTGGACGTTATGATGGATTGATGAAACAATTCGGACTCGAAGTCGGGGCAACTGGATTTGGATTACGTGTTGATAGACTGTTAGAAATCATGCCGCCTGTTTCAGAAAAAGAAGAACATACATTGGTCTTGTTTGATGAACAGCATGAAGACCAAGCGTTTGAAGAAGCGCAAAATCTGCGCGAACGTGGCATTCGTGTCACATTGCAATTTGCACCAGCGGTCAAGGCCACTGATGAATTTAGCAAACATTTCAGCAAGGTTCTACGATTGGAAGGTGCTAAGTAA
- the hisG gene encoding ATP phosphoribosyltransferase: MDALTIAMPKGRIFEEAYELLVKAGYDLPKELDDSRKLIVEAPNENIRFILSKPMDVPVYVEHGVADIGIAGKDVMLELECDVYELLDLGISRCYIATAGMPDTLMNKVSPRVATKYPKVASQYYRGKGEQVEIIDLNGSIELAPMIGLADRIVDIVSTGKTLSENGLVEYEKIVDITSRLIANPVSYRLKQKRITDLVERLRKQAIL; this comes from the coding sequence ATGGATGCATTAACAATAGCAATGCCTAAAGGAAGAATATTTGAAGAAGCTTATGAATTATTAGTAAAAGCTGGCTATGATTTGCCAAAAGAACTTGATGATTCACGGAAGTTGATCGTCGAAGCGCCCAATGAAAATATCCGATTTATTCTTTCGAAACCAATGGATGTTCCGGTTTATGTAGAACATGGTGTCGCAGATATCGGCATCGCGGGTAAAGACGTTATGCTAGAACTTGAATGTGATGTCTATGAATTGCTTGACCTTGGCATTAGCCGTTGCTATATCGCGACTGCAGGTATGCCTGATACGCTAATGAATAAAGTATCTCCTCGCGTTGCCACAAAATACCCGAAAGTAGCATCTCAATACTATCGTGGCAAAGGCGAACAAGTGGAAATTATTGACTTGAATGGTTCGATCGAACTTGCGCCAATGATCGGTTTAGCTGATCGAATTGTAGATATCGTTTCTACAGGCAAAACCTTAAGTGAAAATGGCTTAGTTGAATATGAAAAAATCGTCGATATTACATCGCGTTTAATTGCGAATCCCGTTAGTTATCGGTTAAAGCAAAAACGCATTACAGATCTAGTAGAAAGACTGAGAAAGCAGGCAATTTTATGA
- the hisD gene encoding histidinol dehydrogenase — translation MKVTRLSSGISIRRTIAEGTEQQVTAVRTIIQEVRDYGDKAMFRFTEKWDGAKLTSLRVTKEEIARAVERFDSQLLADLSEAAANIRNYHESQQQQGYRLDNEDGSYVAQRVTAIESAGLYVPGGTAAYPSSVLMNVIPAQVAGVSRIVLISPPSKDGTLSDGVLVAAHILGIKEVYKSGGAQAIAALAYGTESIAPVDKITGPGNIFVALAKREVNGDVAIDMIAGPSEIAIIADDTAYADEVAADLLSQAEHDPLASAVLLTTSEKLAAAVSKQVEQQLATLPREAIASPAIENHSMIYIGDTMEELIRASDQLAPEHLEIMTEDAEAIAEKIRHAGAIFIGRYSSEPIGDYFAGTNHVLPTNSTARFSSALSVYDFIKRTSIIRYSEKAWQNNKEKIARLARLEGLEGHARAVESRSWEKGNEQ, via the coding sequence ATGAAAGTGACTCGTCTTTCTTCAGGAATCTCTATTAGAAGAACCATAGCAGAAGGCACCGAACAACAAGTAACTGCGGTTAGAACGATTATTCAAGAAGTGAGAGATTACGGGGACAAAGCGATGTTCCGTTTCACAGAAAAATGGGATGGCGCAAAATTAACTTCTTTACGCGTTACAAAAGAAGAAATTGCGCGAGCGGTAGAACGTTTTGACTCTCAATTGTTAGCTGACTTATCTGAAGCTGCGGCAAATATTCGTAACTACCATGAAAGTCAGCAACAACAAGGTTATCGACTAGATAACGAAGATGGCTCGTATGTTGCACAGCGTGTGACGGCAATTGAGTCAGCTGGACTATACGTACCAGGCGGCACGGCTGCTTATCCTTCATCTGTGTTGATGAATGTTATTCCGGCACAAGTAGCTGGGGTTTCACGTATTGTTTTAATCTCGCCACCGAGTAAAGACGGAACATTGTCTGATGGAGTTCTCGTAGCAGCTCATATTCTCGGGATTAAGGAAGTCTATAAGTCTGGCGGTGCACAAGCCATTGCGGCATTAGCTTATGGAACTGAATCGATTGCACCGGTTGATAAAATTACGGGACCCGGCAATATTTTCGTTGCGCTTGCTAAGCGAGAAGTTAATGGAGATGTAGCCATTGATATGATTGCTGGCCCGAGTGAAATTGCAATAATTGCAGATGACACAGCTTATGCTGATGAAGTGGCAGCAGACTTATTGTCACAAGCAGAACATGATCCACTGGCAAGTGCTGTATTATTGACTACCAGTGAAAAATTAGCAGCAGCTGTTTCCAAACAAGTTGAACAGCAGCTTGCAACATTGCCTCGTGAAGCTATTGCAAGCCCAGCAATTGAAAATCACAGCATGATTTATATTGGTGACACCATGGAGGAATTGATTAGAGCTTCAGATCAATTAGCTCCTGAACATTTAGAGATTATGACAGAAGATGCTGAAGCGATTGCAGAGAAAATTCGCCATGCGGGTGCGATTTTTATCGGTCGTTATTCGTCCGAACCGATTGGTGATTATTTTGCCGGCACCAATCACGTATTGCCAACAAACAGCACGGCACGCTTTTCAAGTGCATTATCGGTCTATGACTTTATCAAACGAACAAGTATTATTCGCTATAGCGAAAAAGCATGGCAAAATAATAAAGAAAAAATCGCTCGCTTGGCACGTCTTGAAGGATTAGAGGGACATGCGCGTGCAGTTGAATCACGGTCGTGGGAAAAGGGGAATGAGCAATGA